ACCGAAGGAGCCGGTTGGAAAAACGCACTTGGCTATTATACCTACAAAACAAATGCGATACCGCGTTCTGTTGACGACATCGACGAGTTACGGGTAATATTTCCCAACGTATCGCAACAAGGTAGTGGTGGCGGATTAATACCGGGCGACAGGGTTTACCTTGGCCAGTTTGAAGGCGGAACAGTAATTTCGTGGTTTCTGGTGGCCGATGGCTGGAAAACCACAGAAGTGAGCGGAGGCAATGGCATTCATTTTTCGCAAGCTGAATTAAACGCCGAAACCGACGATAACCTGAAAACCCATATGGTAATGCTTTACGATAAGGCAAGGGAACAAATCATACTTGGTTTTGAGGATGTTCCGCGAAACTGGAGCTGGTGCGATGATGACTTTAACGATGCCGTATTTTATGCAACGGCCAATCCAATTTCGGCCGTACACCTTGATAACGTTAAGTCGATTACAGCGGCCAACGACTCTGATGGCGATGGAATAAACGACGAGCTTGATGATTTCCCTTACGACCCGGATAAATCGTTTAATAATTTTGCGCCATCAGAACAATCGAACGGCACTTTAACTTTTGAAGATTTATGGCCCAGCAAGGGCGATTATGATTTTAACGACTGTGTTATTAACTACAACTTTAACCTTATTGCCAATGCCCAAAACCTGGTTACCAGTATCGAAGCCACATTCGAAATCGACCATATTGGAGCATCGTTCCAAAATGGCTTTGGTTTCGAAATTCCTATTACCGCATCAAAAATAGCCAGCGTTGACGGTTATGTGCTCAACAAAGGCTACGTAACACTAAATAACAACGGCACCGAACAAGGAAACAGCAAAGCTGTGGTAATTGTTGCCGAAAACGTGACACCACTGCAAGACGAAACCGTAACGGTTACTATTAATTTATCGGCCCCAATGACCAAAACAGAACTGGGCTCTGTTCCATTTAACCCGTTTTTAATTGCCAATGGCGAACGAGAACGAGAAATACATTTGGCAGATATGGCTCCAACTGACAAAGGAAGCAAATACCTTGGCGATAACGACGATTACAGTAACCCGGCAACAGACCGCTATTACAAAACCGATCGCAATCTGCCCTGGGCCATAAATATTTACGATCCTTTTTCAGCATCGCCCGAGAAAATTCCGATTGACAAAACATATCCACGCTTTCTTTCATGGGCCAATTCCGGCGGAACACTTGAAAAAGATTGGTACAAATAACCAGATAGGTACTCATTAACAAAAAGGCCGGTAATGCAACACCGGCCTTTTTATTGTGTTTATGTAAGTTTTCATTTTGTTTTGCCTGAACACAATTTTTTACAGATTATAGCTTATAGCAATTGTTCGCTATTAAAATACTGCCAACACACCATGGGAAGTGTTAACTTATCATTTTTAACAACGGTTTTTATGCTGAATAGCAACAAGATAACTTCTTTCATTTTTTGTAACTTGAAGGTATAAACTAAAACCATTAAAATGAGCACTAAAAACAGCAAGCTATTTGTTGACGATTTTATGAACTATGTTCGGGCAAAAGACCCGGGACAACCTGAATTTCATCAGGCAGTACACGAAGTTGTTGAATCACTGGCCGATTTCCTTTTGGACAACCCGCGTTATCTTCATGCTCAAATACTGGAGCGAATGGTAGAAGCTGAACGTATCATTCAGTTTCGGGTGCCCTGGATTGATGACCGGGGAAAAATTCATATCAACCGCGGTTACCGGGTTGAAATGAACAGCGCAATTGGCCCTTACAAGGGCGGTCTTCGTTTTCACCCAACTGTAAACCAGGGTATCCTAAAATTTCTGGCATTCGAGCAGGTACTAAAAAACAGCCTCACCTCGCTGCCCATGGGTGGCGGAAAGGGAGGGTCTGATTTCGACCCTAAAAACAAATCGGATAATGAAGTGATGCGTTTTTGCCAGAGTTTTATGACCGAATTGTCAAGACATATTGGCCAGTACACCGATGTGCCGGCCGGCGACATTGGCGTTGGAGGCCGCGAAATAGGTTTCTTGTTTG
Above is a genomic segment from uncultured Draconibacterium sp. containing:
- a CDS encoding LruC domain-containing protein, translated to MKKKSIFYMAGLLMLFFLSGCLDVDDGNTNEEEVLSIENAIIPNDFNYSTQSGVNVKLTVPEFLSNAVVSLLTYQSGQDSMRFARVSFNDAGVFESEFAVPAYIDTILAKSDYLGLTHEVIIPIVSGKAEFDYRTLYTVEKSASGFDYPAQLKSALAGTYTYLGSYNSSGVPSYLIERDIIEQNLLDDINASLPEGQRLPQSHPEYLEDGTRANIVLSKTADVWVTFVTEGAGWKNALGYYTYKTNAIPRSVDDIDELRVIFPNVSQQGSGGGLIPGDRVYLGQFEGGTVISWFLVADGWKTTEVSGGNGIHFSQAELNAETDDNLKTHMVMLYDKAREQIILGFEDVPRNWSWCDDDFNDAVFYATANPISAVHLDNVKSITAANDSDGDGINDELDDFPYDPDKSFNNFAPSEQSNGTLTFEDLWPSKGDYDFNDCVINYNFNLIANAQNLVTSIEATFEIDHIGASFQNGFGFEIPITASKIASVDGYVLNKGYVTLNNNGTEQGNSKAVVIVAENVTPLQDETVTVTINLSAPMTKTELGSVPFNPFLIANGEREREIHLADMAPTDKGSKYLGDNDDYSNPATDRYYKTDRNLPWAINIYDPFSASPEKIPIDKTYPRFLSWANSGGTLEKDWYK